In the genome of Nymphaea colorata isolate Beijing-Zhang1983 chromosome 9, ASM883128v2, whole genome shotgun sequence, one region contains:
- the LOC116261293 gene encoding RNA-binding KH domain-containing protein RCF3 isoform X1: protein MERVRPKRPYSSSSNSSSSSTYSHYYDRPKRPYGSGGGGGHHNRHRHSTYQPLTADPNQPINTCFRILCPEVKTAGVIGKGGSIIKSLRQETGAWINVQQLVPGDDERVIEITDVRSREPDGSISPYSPAQEALRMIHDRILNWDDDLAAPSAGGPPGGNRIATRLVVPRSHVGCLLGKGGKIIEQMRQETNSHIRILPRDHHLPRCVSQSDELVQVVGDATAVKKALENISSRLKENPLRDRGAFHGKLHSSDPQVFPDDDLGPYINSGSARGHFDGSGTRNSGYALRPSGYGKYDSDANHIADNMEPFSSEEIVFQILCPCDRVDRLVDEDRGILALLRDEVGVNVKVADAVPGCHEQTIIITSDEDQDDILFPAQEALLHIQTHLVDLAHDKENIVKTRLLVPSIEIDYLGERDLFLTEISRSSNAEMHVLPREQHPLCTSSSDELVEIVGEIRAARQALLQLTDRLRGYFFAENSLSRESLSIPVDSSIGNVGTVEPIPPIRNTLPKGCEEDGPPLISVQSLQPGAVPRPTKQDVLLTSLTEGDGSRAPAMEESSARDGVPNAPERFPAAIVTKTTVEVAISEHATAALTRSKNKLMQISEISGAKVELVENMIKISGSPEQAEKAQNLLQGFILSIELDDAPNGP, encoded by the exons ATGGAGAGGGTGAGGCCCAAGAGGCCGtatagcagcagcagcaacagcagcagtaGCAGCACCTATTCTCATTACTATGATCGGCCGAAACGGCCGTATGGCAGTGGGGGAGGCGGAGGGCACCACAACCGGCACCGGCACTCGACTTACCAGCCGTTGACGGCGGACCCGAACCAACCAATCAATACGTGCTTCCGCATCCTCTGCCCGGAGGTCAAGACCGCCGGGGTCATCGGCAAGGGCGGAAGCATCATCAAGTCGCTGCGCCAGGAGACGGGGGCGTGGATAAACGTCCAGCAACTTGTTCCTGGCGACGATGAGCGGGTCATTGAGATCACCGACGTACGCAGCCGCGAGCCTGACGGTAGCATATCGCCTTATTCGCCTGCCCAGGAGGCCCTGCGCATGATCCACGACAGGATCCTCAACTGGGATGACGACCTGGCGGCGCCTTCGGCTGGGGGGCCTCCCGGCGGCAACCGCATCGCAACTCGCCTCGTCGTCCCCCGTAGCCATGTCGGCTGTCTTCTGGGTAAGGGAGGAAAGATCATTGAGCAGATGCGTCAGGAGACAAATTCCCATATTCGCATCCTCCCTAGGGATCATCACCTTCCTCGATGCGTCTCTCAGTCCGACGAGCTTGTGCAG GTGGTGGGCGATGCCACTGCTGTGAAGAAGGCCCTGGAAAACATTTCTTCACGATTGAAAGAGAACCCATTGCGTGATCGTGGTGCATTTCATGGTAAATTGCATTCATCTGATCCACAAGTTTTTCCTGATGATGATCTCGGACCGTATATCAACTCTGGTTCAGCACGAGGACACTTTGATGGTTCTGGAACAAGGAACTCTGGATATGCCTTGCGGCCATCTGGATATGGAAAATATGATTCAGATGCCAATCATATTGCTGACAATATGGAACCATTTTCCAGCGAAGAGATAGTGTTCCAGATACTATGCCCATGTGACAGAGTTGATAGACTTGTTGATGAGGATCGTGGTATACTTGCTTTGCTTCGTGATGAGGTTGGTGTCAATGTGAAGGTTGCTGATGCTGTACCAGGATGTCATGAGCAGACAATTATCATTACTTCAGACGAG GATCAAGATGACATCCTCTTTCCAGCTCAGGAAGCTTTGCTCCATATACAAACCCATCTCGTAGATCTTGCTCACGACAAAGAAAATATTGTGAAGACAAGACTGCTTGTTCCGTCTATTGAAATTGACTACTTAGGTGAGAGGGATCTCTTCCTTACAGAGATCTCTAGGTCAAGTAATGCAGAGATGCATGTTTTACCAAGAGAGCAGCATCCATTATGCACTTCAAGTTCTGATGAGCTTGTTGAG ATTGTGGGTGAGATAAGGGCAGCCCGACAAGCTCTTCTTCAGTTGACTGACAGACTGCGAGGTTATTTCTTTGCTGAGAACTCCTTGTCAAGGGAGTCTCTATCTATACCTGTAGACAGCAGTATTGGTAATGTGGGTACAGTTGAGCCCATTCCCCCCATTAGGAATACATTGCCTAAAGGTTGTGAAGAAGACGGTCCTCCTTTAATATCCGTTCAGAGCTTGCAGCCTGGTGCAGTACCAAGGCCAACAAAG CAGGATGTGCTACTCACTAGCCTAACGGAAGGCGATGGCAGTAGAGCACCGGCTATGGAAGAAAGTAGTGCTCGTGATGGGGTGCCAAATGCACCTGAAAG GTTCCCAGCAGCAATTGTGACTAAAACAACTGTCGAAGTTGCCATATCTGAACATGCAACAGCTGCCCTAACAAGATCGAAAAACAAGCTTATGCAAATAAGCGAG ATATCAGGGGCAAAAGTTGAGCTTGTGGAGAACATGATAAAAATATCTGGTAGTCCAGAACAGGCTGAGAAAGCACAAAACCTATTGCAAGGTTTTATCTTGAGCA TTGAGCTAGATGATGCACCAAATGGGCCTTAA
- the LOC116261293 gene encoding RNA-binding KH domain-containing protein RCF3 isoform X2 codes for MERVRPKRPYSSSSNSSSSSTYSHYYDRPKRPYGSGGGGGHHNRHRHSTYQPLTADPNQPINTCFRILCPEVKTAGVIGKGGSIIKSLRQETGAWINVQQLVPGDDERVIEITDVRSREPDGSISPYSPAQEALRMIHDRILNWDDDLAAPSAGGPPGGNRIATRLVVPRSHVGCLLGKGGKIIEQMRQETNSHIRILPRDHHLPRCVSQSDELVQVVGDATAVKKALENISSRLKENPLRDRGAFHGKLHSSDPQVFPDDDLGPYINSGSARGHFDGSGTRNSGYALRPSGYGKYDSDANHIADNMEPFSSEEIVFQILCPCDRVDRLVDEDRGILALLRDEVGVNVKVADAVPGCHEQTIIITSDEDQDDILFPAQEALLHIQTHLVDLAHDKENIVKTRLLVPSIEIDYLGERDLFLTEISRSSNAEMHVLPREQHPLCTSSSDELVEIVGEIRAARQALLQLTDRLRGYFFAENSLSRESLSIPVDSSIGNVGTVEPIPPIRNTLPKGCEEDGPPLISVQSLQPGAVPRPTKDVLLTSLTEGDGSRAPAMEESSARDGVPNAPERFPAAIVTKTTVEVAISEHATAALTRSKNKLMQISEISGAKVELVENMIKISGSPEQAEKAQNLLQGFILSIELDDAPNGP; via the exons ATGGAGAGGGTGAGGCCCAAGAGGCCGtatagcagcagcagcaacagcagcagtaGCAGCACCTATTCTCATTACTATGATCGGCCGAAACGGCCGTATGGCAGTGGGGGAGGCGGAGGGCACCACAACCGGCACCGGCACTCGACTTACCAGCCGTTGACGGCGGACCCGAACCAACCAATCAATACGTGCTTCCGCATCCTCTGCCCGGAGGTCAAGACCGCCGGGGTCATCGGCAAGGGCGGAAGCATCATCAAGTCGCTGCGCCAGGAGACGGGGGCGTGGATAAACGTCCAGCAACTTGTTCCTGGCGACGATGAGCGGGTCATTGAGATCACCGACGTACGCAGCCGCGAGCCTGACGGTAGCATATCGCCTTATTCGCCTGCCCAGGAGGCCCTGCGCATGATCCACGACAGGATCCTCAACTGGGATGACGACCTGGCGGCGCCTTCGGCTGGGGGGCCTCCCGGCGGCAACCGCATCGCAACTCGCCTCGTCGTCCCCCGTAGCCATGTCGGCTGTCTTCTGGGTAAGGGAGGAAAGATCATTGAGCAGATGCGTCAGGAGACAAATTCCCATATTCGCATCCTCCCTAGGGATCATCACCTTCCTCGATGCGTCTCTCAGTCCGACGAGCTTGTGCAG GTGGTGGGCGATGCCACTGCTGTGAAGAAGGCCCTGGAAAACATTTCTTCACGATTGAAAGAGAACCCATTGCGTGATCGTGGTGCATTTCATGGTAAATTGCATTCATCTGATCCACAAGTTTTTCCTGATGATGATCTCGGACCGTATATCAACTCTGGTTCAGCACGAGGACACTTTGATGGTTCTGGAACAAGGAACTCTGGATATGCCTTGCGGCCATCTGGATATGGAAAATATGATTCAGATGCCAATCATATTGCTGACAATATGGAACCATTTTCCAGCGAAGAGATAGTGTTCCAGATACTATGCCCATGTGACAGAGTTGATAGACTTGTTGATGAGGATCGTGGTATACTTGCTTTGCTTCGTGATGAGGTTGGTGTCAATGTGAAGGTTGCTGATGCTGTACCAGGATGTCATGAGCAGACAATTATCATTACTTCAGACGAG GATCAAGATGACATCCTCTTTCCAGCTCAGGAAGCTTTGCTCCATATACAAACCCATCTCGTAGATCTTGCTCACGACAAAGAAAATATTGTGAAGACAAGACTGCTTGTTCCGTCTATTGAAATTGACTACTTAGGTGAGAGGGATCTCTTCCTTACAGAGATCTCTAGGTCAAGTAATGCAGAGATGCATGTTTTACCAAGAGAGCAGCATCCATTATGCACTTCAAGTTCTGATGAGCTTGTTGAG ATTGTGGGTGAGATAAGGGCAGCCCGACAAGCTCTTCTTCAGTTGACTGACAGACTGCGAGGTTATTTCTTTGCTGAGAACTCCTTGTCAAGGGAGTCTCTATCTATACCTGTAGACAGCAGTATTGGTAATGTGGGTACAGTTGAGCCCATTCCCCCCATTAGGAATACATTGCCTAAAGGTTGTGAAGAAGACGGTCCTCCTTTAATATCCGTTCAGAGCTTGCAGCCTGGTGCAGTACCAAGGCCAACAAAG GATGTGCTACTCACTAGCCTAACGGAAGGCGATGGCAGTAGAGCACCGGCTATGGAAGAAAGTAGTGCTCGTGATGGGGTGCCAAATGCACCTGAAAG GTTCCCAGCAGCAATTGTGACTAAAACAACTGTCGAAGTTGCCATATCTGAACATGCAACAGCTGCCCTAACAAGATCGAAAAACAAGCTTATGCAAATAAGCGAG ATATCAGGGGCAAAAGTTGAGCTTGTGGAGAACATGATAAAAATATCTGGTAGTCCAGAACAGGCTGAGAAAGCACAAAACCTATTGCAAGGTTTTATCTTGAGCA TTGAGCTAGATGATGCACCAAATGGGCCTTAA
- the LOC116260474 gene encoding importin subunit beta-1-like codes for MAMEVTQILLNAQSVDGNVRKHAEESLKHFQEQNFPSFLISLSGELSNDEKPVDSRKLAGLVLKNTLDAKDLQRKAELVQRWLSLDASVKAQIKTCLLRTLSSPALDARTTASQVIAKVAGIELRNNQWHELVGTLTSNIAGVQGQVPAHVKQATLETLGYLCEEISPEILVQDQVNSILTAVVQGMNSTEGNDIRLAATRALYNALSFARTNFENDMERDYIMRVVCEATLSPEVRIRLAAFECLVSISSMYYDKLASYIQDVFNITAKAVKEDEEPVALQAIEFWSSMCDEEIDILEEYGGDFTGDSDIPCFYFIKQALPALVPMLLETLLKQEEDQDQDEGAWNLSMAGGTCLGLVARTVGDDIVPLVMPFVEENISKPDWRRREAATYAFGSILEGPSPDKLTPLVNLALEFMLHAMKDENNHVKDTTAWTLGRIFEFLHGPTVETPVITQANFPLILSVLVEGMKDVPNVAEKVCGALYFLAQGYEDVGTSSLLTPFFQNVVEALLSTAHRQDAGESRLRTSAYETLNEVVRCSTEETAATVMQLIPVFLMELNQTLEMQKLSSEEREKQNELQGLLCGCLQVIIQKLGASETTKYGLLQYADQMMALFLRVFACRNATVHEEAMLAIGALAYATGADFDKYMPEFYPYLEMGLQNFEEYQVCAITVGVVGDICRALDEKVFRYCDGIMTQLLKDLSSNQLHRSVKPPIFSCFGDIALAIGENFDKYLIYAMPMLQSAAELSLQRGSADDEMIEYNNQLRNGILEAYSGIFQGFKNSPKTQLLMPYAPHILQFLDNIYQEKDMDDMVTKAAVGVLGDLADTLNANAAPLLRQSMFCKDFVDECLSSDDHLIKETAEWVHMTVSRVVSG; via the exons ATGGCAATGGAGGTGACACAGATCCTTTTGAATGCCCAGTCTGTAGATGGCAATGTGCGAAAGCATGCAGAGGAAAGTCTCAAGCATTTTCAAGAACAGAACTTTCCGAGTTTCTTGATATCTCTCTCTGGAGAATTGTCCAATGATGAGAAGCCTGTGGACAGCCGTAAGCTTGCTGGTTTGGTTCTGAAGAATACATTGGACGCCAAGGATCTCCAACGCAAAGCTGAGTTGGTTCAGAGATGGCTGTCCCTAGATGCATCAGTGAAAGCCCAAATAAAGACTTGCTTGCTTAGGACTCTTAGCTCGCCTGCACTTGATGCACGAACTACTGCTTCACAGGTTATTGCCAAGGTTGCTGGCATTGAATTGAGGAATAACCAGTGGCATGAGCTTGTAGGGACGCTTACTTCAAATATTGCAGGCGTACAGGGTCAGGTTCCAGCTCATGTCAAGCAGGCAACTTTGGAAACTCTTGGGTACTTGTGCGAAGAAATTTCTCCTGAAATACTTGTGCAAGATCAAGTCAATTCGATACTTACAGCTGTTGTTCAGGGAATGAATTCTACTGAGGGTAATGACATTCGGCTTGCTGCCACCCGTGCACTTTATAATGCTTTGAGCTTTGCTAGGACAAATTTTGAGAATGATATGGAAAGGGACTACATTATGAGGGTTGTCTGTGAGGCAACCCTATCTCCTGAAGTGCGGATCCGTTTGGCTGCATTTGAATGCTTAGTTTCCATTTCCTCTATGTACTATGATAAGCTTGCTTCTTACATACAAGACGTGTTCAACATCACTGCAAAGGCTGTGAAGGAAGACGAGGAACCCGTAGCTCTTCAAGCTATCGAATTTTGGAGCTCTATGTGTGATGAAGAAATTGATATATTGGAGGAATATGGAGGTGATTTTACTGGAGACTCTGATATTCCTtgcttttattttatcaagcagGCGCTTCCTGCACTGGTTCCTATGTTGTTGGAGACACTCTTGAAGCAGGAAGAAGACCAGGATCAGGATGAAGGGGCTTGGAATCTCTCAATGGCTGGAGGGACATGCTTGGGATTGGTGGCGAGGACTGTTGGAGATGATATTGTCCCACTTGTGATGCCATTTGTAGAAGAGAACATCTCAAAACCTGACTGGAGACGCAGGGAAGCAGCCACTTATGCATTTGGTTCAATTTTGGAGGGTCCATCGCCAGACAAGCTCACACCGCTCGTTAACCTTGCCCTGGAGTTCATGCTTCATGCCATGAAGGATGAGAATAATCATGTGAAAGACACCACTGCTTGGACCCTTGGCAGAATTTTTGAATTCCTTCATGGGCCAACTGTAGAGACACCAGTGATCACACAAGCTAATTTCCCACTCATCCTTTCTGTTCTAGTTGAGGGTATGAAAGATGTCCCTAATGTTGCTGAAAAGGTCTGTGGTGCCCTGTACTTTCTTGCTCAAGGTTATGAAGACGTGGGGACGTCTTCTCTGTTGACACCTTTTTTCCAGAATGTTGTTGAGGCTCTTCTCAGCACTGCTCACAGGCAAGATGCTGGGGAGTCTCGCTTAAGGACTTCAGCTTATGAAACACTCAATGAGGTTGTTAGGTGTTCCACTGAAGAGACTGCTGCTACTGTGATGCAGCTTATTCCTGTCTTCTTGATGGAGCTTAACCAGACCCTCGAGATGCAGAAACTGTCAtctgaggagagagaaaagcaGAATGAATTGCAGGGTCTTCTTTGTGGGTGCTTGCAGGTCATCATCCAGAAGCTTGGTGCTTCAGAAACTACTAAGTATGGTCTTTTGCAGTATGCAGACCAGATGATGGCTCTCTTCCTTAGAGTGTTCGCATGTAGAAATGCTACAGTTCATGAAGAAGCAATGCTTGCCATTGGTGCTCTGGCGTATGCAACTGGAGCTGACTTTGACAAGTACATGCCAGAGTTTTATCCATATCTGGAAATGGGACTTCAGAATTTTGAAGAATACCAAGTATGTGCAATCACTGTTGGTGTGGTTGGTGATATATGTAGGGCTTTGGATGAAAAGGTATTCCGTTACTGTGATGGAATTATGACCCAACTTCTAAAGGATTTGTCAAGCAATCAGCTGCATCGTTCAGTGAAGCCTCCAATCTTCTCATGTTTTGGTGATATAGCTTTGGCTATaggtgaaaattttgataagtaTTTAATATATGCAATGCCCATGCTCCAGAGTGCAGCAGAACTGTCGCTGCAACGTGGAAGTGCTGATGATGAAATGATTGAGTACAACAATCAATTGcgaaatggaatcttggaagcATACTCAGGGATATTTCAAGGTTTTAAAAACTCGCCCAAAACACAACTATTGATGCCCTATGCTCCTCACATCCTTCAATTTTTGGATAATATATATCAAGAAAAAGACAT GGATGACATGGTCACAAAGGCTGCAGTCGGTGTTCTTGGAGACTTGGCAGATACATTAAATGCAAATGCTGCTCCGTTGCTCCGGCAGTCAATGTTTTGCAAGGATTTTGTGGATGAATGCTTATCATCGGATGATCATTTGATTAAAGAAACTGCTGAATGGGTACATATGACTGTGAGCCGAGTTGTTTCAGGTTGA